Within Kutzneria chonburiensis, the genomic segment CTGCCGGCAGTAGTGCAATTTCACGGCTACTCCAGCGGTCGTGGCGCGGCGGTCGAAGACCTCCTGTGGTCGTCGGCCGGCTACGCCCACCTGTTCATGGACGTGCGTGGGCAGGGCGGCGACTGGGCCGGCGGCGACACGCCCGACCCGGTCGGCAGCGGCCCGGCCTACCCGGGTTTTCTCACCCGTGGCATCGAGAACCGCGACGAGTACTTCTACCGCCGCGTTTACACCGACGCCGTGCGGGCCGTGGACACCTTGCGGCACTTCGACTTCGTCGACCCGGAACGGGTCGCGGTGATCGGCAACAGCCAGGGCGCCGGCATCGCGCTGGCCACCGCCGGGCTGGTGCCGGACATCGCCGCGGGTCACTTTCAGGCCCCGTTCCTGGCCGATATCCAGCAGTCGACCCGCACGGTGCGCACCTTTCCGTACGAGGAGATCACCAAGTATCTGGCCATCCACCGGAACAGCGTGGACCGGGTGTGGCGGACGCTGGCCTACTTCGACGCCATCGCCTTCGCCCGCCGGGCACAGGCGCCGGCGTGGTTCTCGGCCGGCCAGCTCGACGATGTCGTGCCGGCGCAAGCGGTTTTCGGCGCCTACCACGAGTACTGGGGACCCAAGCAGCTCCGGCTGTGGGAGCACAACGGACACGAGGCAGGTGGCGCCGAGGACCTGGCGATCGCCCTGTCCGCGTTCGCCGAGCTCCTGCACCCGGGCCGTCCCACCGAAACGAGGAATAGCTGATGATGAAAAAGCTGCTCGCGGCCGCGCTGGCGTCCGCGTCCGTCGTCGCCCTGTCGGCCTGCGGCAGCAGTTCGGGTTCCGGCTCGGCCTCCGGCACGGTCAACTGGTGGACCTGGGACGACAAGCAGGCCGCCGCCTACCAGTCGTGCGCGACCGCCTTCGAGAAGGCCAATCCCGGCGTCACCGTGAAGATCTCGCAGTACGCGGTCGACGACTACTTCACCAAGCTGACCGCCGGCTTCGTGGCCGGCACCGCGCCGGACGCGTTCCAGAACTCGGTGCAGTTCTTCCAGGCCTACGCCTCGCAGCACCAGCTGCTGCCACTGGACGATCTGATCACCAAGACCAACTTCGACCTGAAGAAGTTCTCGGTCGGCACCGGCGCCTGGAAGTTCACCGACGGCAAGCAGTACGCGCTGCCACTGGACTGGGCCGCCGCGGCGATCTTCTACAACACCGACGCGATCACGAAGGCCGGCTACACGGCCAAGGACGTCGAGAACCTGAACTGGAACCCGGACAACGGCGGCACCTTCGACAAGATGGTGGCCCACCTGACCGTTGACGCCGCCGGCAAGCGCGGTGACGAGGCCGGCTTCGACAAGAACCACGTCGCCACCTACGGCATGGGCCAGTTGGCGGCCAAGGACTTCATCGGCCAGACCACCTGGAACTCCTTCCTGGCCACCACCGGCTGGCGGCAGGGCGACAAGCCGCAGTGGCCGACCAAGTTCAACTACGACGACCCGAACTTCGTGAAGACCATGAAGTACATCAAGTCGCTGACCGACCGCGGCTTCGCGCCGAAGATCAACTCGTTCAGCGCTGGCGGCGGCACCGCCACCATCAGCGACGTGGACCTGATGGGCACCAACAAGATCGCCATGGAGACCGCGGGCTCGTGGGAGGCGGCGACCTTCGCCAAGCTGCCCGGCGTCAAGGTTGGCATTGCACCGACCGTGCTCGGCCCGGACGGCAAGACCCGGTCGGATCTGTCCAACTCCAACGGCAACAACATCTGGGCCGGCACCAAGAACCCCGACCTGACCTGGAAATGGGTCTCGTACATGGGTTCCGAGGAGTGCCAGGCGACGGCCGGCGCCTCCGGTTCGTTCTTCCCGTCCATCCCGGCGGCGATGGACTCGGCCGCCGCCGCGGTGGCCAAGCAGGGCGTCGACCTGTCCGTGTTCACCAAGGCGCTCAAGGACGGCACGCTCTACGGCGCGCCGGCCTACGCCAACGGCGCCGACCTCCAGCAGACGCTGGAGCCGCTGTTCGAGGGCTACTTCAGCGGCAGCCGCGGGGACGACGTGTTCCCCGAGATGACGCAGAAGGCCAAGGACATCCTCAACAAGCAGAACTGATTCACACTGACAAGGGGTGACGTGCATGGGCCGGTTCGCTCAGCTTCGCGCGGCGGGCACGGGATTCGTGGTCGACCTGGCCGCGACGCCCGTCCCGGTGGTCGTGCACTGGGGTCGCGACCTCGGCGAGCTGGACGAGACAGGTCTGGCGGCGCTGGCCTTCGTCGGCGAACCGGCCGTGCTCAACAACTCCGTGGACGTGCCACGCCGGTGTTCGGTGTGGCCCACGGAGTTCGAGGGCTGGGCCGGCACGCCGGCGCTGGAAGGCCACCGCGGCGGCATCGCCACCACGCCACGGCCACGGCTGGTCGAGCACTCGCTGGCCGACAACCGGCTGGAGCTCGTGCTGGCCGACGAGATCACCGGCCTGCGCATCACCTTGACGTACACCATGGACAGCAGCGGTGTGCTGTCCGCACAGGCAACGCTGGCTGCCCCAGAAGCAATTGATGCAGAGCCCTATGAGGTCGCCAGCGTCTCCATCCTGCTGCCGTTGCCGAGCCAGGCCGTCGAGGTCCTGGACTTCACCGGGAAGTGGTGCCGCGAGCGGTCGCCGCAGCGGACCCGGCTCGGCCACGGCGCGCACGTCCGGGAGTCGCGGCGTGGCAAGCCCGGGCAGGATTCGCCGTTCCTGATGACGGTCGGTGCGCCCGGCTTCTCCTTCGGAGACGGCGAAGTGTGGGCCCTGCACGTGGCGTGGAGCGGTGATCAGCGCTACGTGGTCGAGCAGCTGCCGGAGACGCCGCCGGTGCTGGGCGGCGGTGAGCTGCTGCGGGCGGGCGAACTCCGACTTGGTGGCGGTGAACGCTACGAAACCCCGATCTCGTACTTCGCCTGGTCCGATGAGGGCCTGGACGGCCTGGCCGCCCGGTTCCACGCCTTGCAGCGCAAGCGGCCCCGCTCCCCGAGGCCGCTTGTTCTCAACACGTGGGAAGCGGTCTACTTCAACCACGACCTGGACCGGCTGCTGGCGCTGGCCGACGCGGCGGCCAAGGTCGGCGTCGAACGGGTCGTGCTGGACGACGGCTGGTTCCGGGGTCGCCGTGCCGACAACGCCGGGCTCGGCGACTGGCAGGTCGACAAAACCGTGTGGCCGCAGGGGCTTACGCCGTTCGTCGAGCACGTCAAAGGCCTCGGCATGCAATTCGGCCTGTGGTTCGAGCCGGAGATGGTCAACCTCGACTCCGACCTCGCCCGGCAGCACCCGGAGTGGGTGCTGGGCGTGCCGGGGAGCCTGGTCCGCCGTCACGCAACCAGTACGTCGTCGACCTGACCAATCCCGAGGCGTGGACGTACCTGCTGACCTCGATCGACGCCCTGGTCGCCGAGTACGGCATCGACTACATCAAGTGGGATCACAACCGCGACCTGCACGAGGCCGTCGACCACACCGGCCGGCCGGTCGTGCACAACCAGACCCTCGCGCTGTACCGGCTGATCGACGAGCTCAAGGTCCGGC encodes:
- a CDS encoding alpha-galactosidase produces the protein MGRFAQLRAAGTGFVVDLAATPVPVVVHWGRDLGELDETGLAALAFVGEPAVLNNSVDVPRRCSVWPTEFEGWAGTPALEGHRGGIATTPRPRLVEHSLADNRLELVLADEITGLRITLTYTMDSSGVLSAQATLAAPEAIDAEPYEVASVSILLPLPSQAVEVLDFTGKWCRERSPQRTRLGHGAHVRESRRGKPGQDSPFLMTVGAPGFSFGDGEVWALHVAWSGDQRYVVEQLPETPPVLGGGELLRAGELRLGGGERYETPISYFAWSDEGLDGLAARFHALQRKRPRSPRPLVLNTWEAVYFNHDLDRLLALADAAAKVGVERVVLDDGWFRGRRADNAGLGDWQVDKTVWPQGLTPFVEHVKGLGMQFGLWFEPEMVNLDSDLARQHPEWVLGVPGSLVRRHATSTSST
- a CDS encoding ABC transporter substrate-binding protein, with protein sequence MMKKLLAAALASASVVALSACGSSSGSGSASGTVNWWTWDDKQAAAYQSCATAFEKANPGVTVKISQYAVDDYFTKLTAGFVAGTAPDAFQNSVQFFQAYASQHQLLPLDDLITKTNFDLKKFSVGTGAWKFTDGKQYALPLDWAAAAIFYNTDAITKAGYTAKDVENLNWNPDNGGTFDKMVAHLTVDAAGKRGDEAGFDKNHVATYGMGQLAAKDFIGQTTWNSFLATTGWRQGDKPQWPTKFNYDDPNFVKTMKYIKSLTDRGFAPKINSFSAGGGTATISDVDLMGTNKIAMETAGSWEAATFAKLPGVKVGIAPTVLGPDGKTRSDLSNSNGNNIWAGTKNPDLTWKWVSYMGSEECQATAGASGSFFPSIPAAMDSAAAAVAKQGVDLSVFTKALKDGTLYGAPAYANGADLQQTLEPLFEGYFSGSRGDDVFPEMTQKAKDILNKQN
- a CDS encoding acetylxylan esterase, which encodes MLEVWEYRSAYKEPEDFDDFWTSTLAQARQFPLDVKVTPVETHLVTVDVFDVTYPGFGGHPIRAWLRLPKQRNGKLPAVVQFHGYSSGRGAAVEDLLWSSAGYAHLFMDVRGQGGDWAGGDTPDPVGSGPAYPGFLTRGIENRDEYFYRRVYTDAVRAVDTLRHFDFVDPERVAVIGNSQGAGIALATAGLVPDIAAGHFQAPFLADIQQSTRTVRTFPYEEITKYLAIHRNSVDRVWRTLAYFDAIAFARRAQAPAWFSAGQLDDVVPAQAVFGAYHEYWGPKQLRLWEHNGHEAGGAEDLAIALSAFAELLHPGRPTETRNS